A portion of the Zootoca vivipara chromosome 6, rZooViv1.1, whole genome shotgun sequence genome contains these proteins:
- the DRAXIN gene encoding draxin has product MILLGERAAGPRGEAPRSMACTASPSASTIFAFCLLAVCTTDSLDPGPAAPPNLPEVGNSFPSRDAWPHPMMIRTTAHHRGHGGLGKHDRAHYGMPAPRGGREGTGLRVLSRLASGDDLGWMERPAGLRQKDVFLGFEFPYPEQENHAPGSERVKKQNRDHRRHSRRDRLRQHRGRASDPGPSALYKKPESFEEQLQTLHGGEGSSAGLPPTSSLGPMVKTSTEEPPALHATSARPRVRVRQEGDVMPTLDMTLFDWTDYEDLRPDMWPSIRRKDKQRGKNGGNETTPAEGESCDHHLDCLPGCCCDLREHLCKPHNRGLNNKCYDDCMCTEGLRCYAKFHRNRRVTRRKGRCVEPESADGDQGSFINV; this is encoded by the exons ATGATCCTGCTTGGGGAAAGGGCGGCTGGACCCAGAG GTGAGGCACCTAGAAGTATGGCCTGCACCGCCTCGCCCTCTGCCTCCACCATCTTTGCCTTCTGCCTCCTGGCTGTCTGCACCACGGACTCCCTCGACCCCGGGCCTGCCGCGCCCCCCAACCTCCCCGAGGTTGGCAACAGCTTCCCGAGCCGGGATGCCTGGCCACACCCAATGATGATACGGACCACGGCGCACCACCGCGGGCACGGCGGCCTTGGCAAACACGACCGGGCCCATTATGGCATGCCAGCGCCcagagggggcagggaagggactgGCCTGCGGGTGCTCAGCCGACTGGCATCGGGGGATGACCTGGGGTGGATGGAACGGCCGGCAGGCCTCCGGCAAAAGGACGTTTTCCTGGGCTTTGAGTTTCCGTATCCCGAGCAGGAAAACCACGCCCCTGGGTCCGAACGGGTGAAGAAGCAGAACCGGGACCACCGGCGGCACAGCCGGAGAGACAGGTTGAGGCAGCACAGAG GAAGAGCTTCTGACCCGGGTCCAAGTGCCCTGTACAAGAAACCCGAAAGCTTTGAGGAGCAGCTTCAGACCCTCCATGGCGGGGAAGGGTCTTCGGCCGGCTTGCCTCCCACCTCCTCCCTGGGCCCCATGGTAAAGACATCCACCGAGGAGCCCCCTGCCCTCCATGCAACGTCCGCCCGGCCCCGGGTGCGAGTCAGGCAGGAAGGGGATGTTATGCCCACCCTGGACATGACGCTCTTTGACTGGACTGACTACGAAGATCTTCGGCCGGATATGTGGCCTTCAATCCGGAGGAAAG ATAAACAGCGTGGTAAGAACGGGGGCAACGAAACCACCCCCGCCGAGGGAGAGTCCTGCGACCATCACCTCGACTGCCTCCCAG GGTGTTGCTGTGATCTACGGGAGCACCTTTGCAAACCCCACAACCGCGGCCTTAACAACAAATGCTACGATGACTGTATGTGCACAGAAG GCCTACGCTGCTACGCCAAATTTCACCGCAACCGCAGGGTGACCCGGCGGAAAGGCCGCTGCGTGGAGCCAGAGTCCGCTGATGGAGATCAAGGATCCTTTATTAATGTCTAG